The Deltaproteobacteria bacterium nucleotide sequence CGCTCGAGTCGCGGGAGCTCCGGCTCCATTACCAGCCGATCATCGCGCTCACGAGCGGCGAGATCGTCGGCTTCGAGGCGCTCCTCCGCTGGCAGCGGAGCCAGGGGGAGTTGCTGCTCCCCGAGACCTTCCTCGCGGTGGCCGAGGAGACGGGGCAGATGCTGCGCATCGGCGCGTGGGTGCTCGAGCAGGCCTGCGCGCAGCTCGCCGCCTGGCGGCGCGAATTCCCGAAGCGGACGCTGCGCATGGCGGTGAACCTGTCTCCGTCGCAGCTCGGGCAGGCCGGGTTCGTGGAGGAGGCGGTCGGGACGCTCGCTCGCCACGGTGTGCCGCCGGAGCTCGTGACCTTCGAGATCCCCGAACAGGTCTACACGCGCGAGTCGCGCGCCGTGGGGGAGCTGCTCGCGCGCCTGCCGGGCAAGCAGTGCATCGACGACTTCTGCACCGGTTTCTCGTCGCTCTCGCGGCTGCATCGGCTCCCCGTGCAGGCCGTGAAGGTGGATCGTCTCTTCGTGCAGCAGATGGAGAAGGACGCGACGATCGTGCGCGCCGTCATCGGGCTCGCGCACAACCTGGGCCTGCAGGTAGGCGCCGAGGGGCCGGAGTCCCGCGAGCGCGTCGAGCTCCTGCGGCAGCTCGGCTGCGACGAGGCGCAGGGGAACTGGTTCTCGCCGGCGATCGAGTCCGAGAAGGCCACGGTGCTGCTCGCGGGCCCCGAGCCCTGGGGCGACGCGTTGCCCTGGGGGCGTGGGCCGGCCTAACCGGGACGCGCGGGCCGTGCGTCATTCCGCGGACGAGGGCGTGCGCGCCATGCGCCTTTCCGCCGGCGAGGGCGTGCTGATTCGCAGCTATGCGGCGACTGACCTCTCGGCGCTCGTGCGTCTCGCCGACGATCGCCGGATCTGGCAGCACCTTCGCAACCGCTTCCCGCACCCCTACACCGAGGCCGACGGCCTGGCGTGGCTCGCCCTCGCCGAGGCGATGCGTCCCGAGACGCACTTCGCGCTGGCCCTCGAGCCCGACGAGGAGCTTGTCGGGGGGATCGGCCTCATTCTCGGCGCCGACGTCTACGTGCAGAGCGCCGAGCTCGGCTACTGGCTCGGGGAGCCCTACTGGGGGCGCGGGATCGCCACGCGCGCCGTGCGGGCGATCTGCGACTGGGCCTTCGCCACCTTCGAGCTGGAGCGCATCCACGCCGGCGTCTTCGACTGGAACCCCGCCTCCGCGCGGGTGCTCGAGAAGGCCGGCTTCACCCTCGAGGCGCGCCTCCGTCGGCACGTGACGAAGGGCGGCCGTGTCGGGGACGAGCTCGTCTTCGCGCGCCTGCGGTCGGAGCCGGCGTAGGGGGAGGGCACGGGCGCGGGCGGTGGTGGGGGCACGCGGGCGGGGGCGGTGGATCGGTGCGGCGGGGAGGATGGCTGGCGACGGGAGGTGGGCGCGGGGGCGGGCGGCAGTGAGCGCATGCGGGCGGCGGCGGTGGATCGGTGCGGCGGGGAGGGCGGTTTGCGAGGGCCCCTTCGTCGGCCTCGGCGTACTCCATACCAAGTGGCTTTGTTGTGTGTTCGTGCAAGGACATCGCTGGCTTGACGTAAGACCAGCGATTTGCTAATATTGGCCTTATTCATGATGGCACGCAAACACAAATCCTCCTCGGGAGGTGACCGGTCTTCGGGTACACGTTCGCCGGCGGGTTCTGCGAAGCAGCTCCCACTGCCTATGCGGGAGGCGACGGGGTGGGGTGGGAAGCGGACTGGTGCGGGGCGGAAGAAGCAACCCGGGAGCGGGCTGCCACACCGGGCGCGACCGCTGCTCGCCAGCCGGTTCCCGGTGCACGTCACGATGAAGGTGGTGGAGGGGCTACCGAACCTGCGGAGCAAGAAGCAGCTCCGCGCGATCGAACACGCGTTCGTGAAATCGGCGGGGCGGTTCGGCATGAACCTGGCGCACTACTCGATCCAGAAGAACCACCTGCACCTCGTGACCGAGGCCAAGGACCGGGAGGTGCTCATGAAGGGGCTGCGGGCGCTGGCCATTCGCCTCGCGCACGCGCTGAACCGCACGGTGGGCCGCAAGGGGCGCGTGTTTCGGGACCGCTACCACCAGCACATCCTGAGGACGCCGAGCGAGGTGAAGGCCGCCCTCGCCTACGTACTTCAAAATCGACGCAAGCACGAACGTGCGCGAGGCAAGTGGGTCCCGCGACGCGACCTGGACGCGTGCAGCTCGGCCCGCTACTTCAACGGCTGGAAAGACCTCTCGCCCGTGCCGCCCGAGGGAGACCCGCCCGTGCTCGAGCCGCGAACCTGGCTCTTGAAGACCGGGTGGAAGCTGCGGGGATTGATCCCTACGAGCACTGTGCCGGGCAGCTGAACCCAGAGTCTACCGGAGTCGATCATGCTGCACGGGTGGTGCTTGCCCCGAGCGGCGTTGCCGCTCCTTGCGCCACCGACAGTATGCGATCGCCGCCGCGCGGCTCGGCTGTGTCGCTCACGCGCGCGCTACCGCACCTCGACGAAGGTCGTCCCCGTGCGGCCGAAGGTCTCGGGCTGGTACATCTCCTCGGCCTTGGTCGGCGCGGCGACGAAGCGACCGAGGGTCGTGGCGCGCGCCAGGTAGGTGTACTCGTACACGCCGGCCGGGAGACGATCGGCATAGAGCACCACGCTCTCGTCGCGGAGCTCCTTGTGCTCGAAGGCGAAGAGCGCGTACCAGGACCAGAAGTCGTAGACCCGGTGCTTGCGCTCCCCGGCGAGGCGCGAAGTGGCGCTGGTCTGGAAGTCCAGGTTCACCGCCTCGAGGCCCGCAGGGAGGGGATCCATGACGGCCACGAAGTAGCGCTGGCCCGGGACCACCACCGTGAGGCGGACGCGCACGGTGCTGCCGGCCTTGATGCGCCACGAGCCGTCGCTCGCGCGGACCACGCTCTCCTTCAGCCCCTCCACGGGCTCGTAGGTGCGGGTCACCGCGAAGCCCTGCTCCTCGGGAGGCAGGCGCAGGTCGGTCGGCGCGTAACGGAGCCCCACGCGGTAGTAGAGCTTGCCGGGGCCCTGCTTGTCGAAGATGAGGTCCTGCTTCCCCGCGTCCTGCAGGGCGGCGAGCGGCACGTTCTGCTGGACGACCTTCATCTGCCGTCCCTTGAAGCGCTCCTCCCCGAGAAAGCCCGCCTCGCCCAGCCAGAGGCGCGCCACGTAGTCGGGGACCACCTTCTCCACCTGCTTGTAGTAGCGGGAGAGCGCCGTGAGCGCGTAGGCGTTCGACTGGGTGGTGGACCACATGCCGCGGACGCGCGCCTGGATCAGGCCGCGGACCACCTTGGGCAGGAGCGTGTGCTCCGGGGCCACCTCGAGCAGGGCGTAGAGCACGATCGCGTCGGTGCGGTCCTCGCTGTGCATGAGCAGGCGCAGGCTCTCGGTCTTCACCTCGGAGAAGTGGGCCGCGGAGGCCGTTTCGCTGGCGGCGTTATCGAGCTCGCGCAGGAGCTCGTTCACCTCGGTCGTGCGGCCGTCGGCGCGGTGGAGCGCCTGCATCAGCCACGCGCGGGCGAAGAGTGGCAGCTCGTTGCGCTTCTCGTAGAGGCGCTTCGCGTGCTCGCGCTCGTGCTGCTTGAGCTCGGAGAGCATCCACACGCTCAGCGTCTGCGTTACGTAGGCGTATTGCTCGCCGAACTCGCGACGGGGGTAGTCGAGGAGCTGCTTGAGGAAGCGGGCCCCCCGCGCGAGCTTCCCGTCGTCGACCGGGTAGCCGGCCTCCTTCGCCCGCCGCAGCGCGAACATGGCGTAGGCCGTGAGGTAGGGCCAGCTCACCTGGGCCCCCTCCCACATCCCCCAGCCGCCGTCCCAGCGCTGCAGGCTCTCGAGCCGCGCGATCCCCGTCTTCATCAGACGGTGACGCGCCGTCTCGTCGGCCAGCGTGGCGATCTGGAAGTCCTGCAAGATGTCCTTCAGTCCGGCGAGCGGCAGGAGCCGGCTCGCGGTCTGCTCGGTGCAGCCGTGCGGGTAGTCCACCAGGTAGCGCACCGCGTCCTGCAGGCCCGTGAGCGCCGTCGAGCTCATGGAGATCTCGAGGCCGCCGTAGC carries:
- a CDS encoding GNAT family N-acetyltransferase, translating into MRLSAGEGVLIRSYAATDLSALVRLADDRRIWQHLRNRFPHPYTEADGLAWLALAEAMRPETHFALALEPDEELVGGIGLILGADVYVQSAELGYWLGEPYWGRGIATRAVRAICDWAFATFELERIHAGVFDWNPASARVLEKAGFTLEARLRRHVTKGGRVGDELVFARLRSEPA